From a single Aestuariibius sp. HNIBRBA575 genomic region:
- a CDS encoding c-type cytochrome, giving the protein MKTVSILLGCIALAGCVQNLDDPSPESGAIAFREDCASCHGLDAMGSGSFGGALIITPPDLTRLSERHGGMYPAGYVMNVIDGYARGDHFSAAMPEFGAGDMGPTINVEQDGVGTPIPARLLALSLYLESIQR; this is encoded by the coding sequence ATGAAAACAGTATCAATCCTACTCGGTTGCATCGCATTGGCGGGCTGTGTGCAAAACTTGGATGATCCATCCCCAGAATCCGGCGCCATTGCATTTCGCGAAGATTGCGCATCGTGCCATGGGCTGGATGCGATGGGGTCAGGCAGCTTTGGCGGTGCTCTGATTATTACACCTCCGGATTTAACACGCTTGTCAGAGCGACATGGCGGCATGTACCCGGCGGGATATGTGATGAATGTGATCGACGGCTATGCACGTGGGGACCATTTCAGCGCGGCGATGCCTGAATTTGGGGCCGGGGATATGGGCCCAACCATCAATGTGGAACAAGACGGGGTGGGCACTCCGATACCTGCGCGTCTGTTGGCATTGTCGTTATATCTGGAATCTATCCAGCGCTAA
- a CDS encoding c-type cytochrome — translation MFRYILTGMSALILSPAWAEQSNGDAAAGAALFAQQCAVCHGRDAAGNGPMAGALMVQPSDLTSLRSRNDDTFPTARVVYRIDGRDPLVSHGSPMPIWGELFDGQDAAIKAETGQPILTSRPVVDLVAYLETIQD, via the coding sequence ATGTTTCGATATATCCTGACAGGAATGAGCGCTTTGATTTTGTCCCCTGCATGGGCCGAACAATCCAATGGGGATGCGGCGGCAGGGGCGGCCCTGTTTGCGCAGCAATGTGCGGTTTGTCACGGGCGTGATGCCGCGGGGAACGGCCCCATGGCCGGGGCGCTGATGGTTCAGCCATCAGATCTGACCAGCCTCAGATCGCGCAATGACGATACGTTTCCGACCGCGCGCGTGGTGTATCGCATTGATGGGCGGGACCCATTGGTGTCCCATGGCAGCCCGATGCCCATCTGGGGCGAATTGTTCGACGGACAAGACGCCGCCATCAAAGCTGAAACCGGCCAGCCGATCCTGACATCCCGCCCAGTGGTGGATTTGGTCGCCTATTTAGAAACGATTCAGGACTGA
- the parE gene encoding DNA topoisomerase IV subunit B, with protein sequence MPDDLLSGTGPDDYDASSIEVLEGLEPVRQRPGMYIGGTDERALHHMVAEILDNSMDEAVAGHANRIEVTLHADYSVTITDNGRGIPIDPHPKFPDKSALEVILCTLHAGGKFSGKAYQTSGGLHGVGSSVVNALSDIMKVQVAKNKELYEQSFSRGIPQGPVEKIGAAPNRRGTAVTFHADEQIFGKHRFKPKRLMTLARSKAYLFSGVEIRWKSEIDDGDTPVEAVFHFPGGLSDYLSETLGKSTVYADVPFAGKVEFADKFNEPGYVEWAINWTPTRDGFIQSYCNTVPTPEGGTHVTGFWNAIIKGIKAYGELIGNKKAAQINRDDLLVGGCALVSCFIADPAFVGQTKDRLSSESANKMVENSVRDHFDNWLAADTKSAGAILDFLVLRAEERLRRKQEKETQRKTATKKLRLPGKLTDCTNKDRTGTELFIVEGDSAGGSGKGARDRKTQALLPLKGKILNVLGAASSKLGSNAEINDLCEALGVGMGTRFNVEDLRYEKIIIMTDADVDGAHIAALLMTFFFTQMRPLIDQGHLYLACPPLYRLTQGPKRVYVATDAEKDALMDKGLGGKGKIDVQRFKGLGEMDAKDLKETTMDPNTRQLIRVTIDEDEPGETGDLVERLMGKKPELRFQYIQENARFVEELDV encoded by the coding sequence ATGCCCGACGATCTTCTCTCCGGTACTGGTCCGGACGACTATGATGCTTCTTCGATCGAAGTCCTTGAGGGACTGGAACCGGTGCGTCAACGCCCGGGCATGTATATTGGCGGCACGGATGAACGCGCGCTGCACCATATGGTTGCCGAAATCCTCGACAATTCCATGGACGAAGCGGTGGCCGGTCATGCCAACCGGATCGAAGTGACGCTGCACGCGGATTATTCCGTCACCATCACCGATAATGGCCGCGGCATTCCGATCGATCCGCATCCGAAATTCCCGGATAAATCCGCCCTCGAAGTGATCCTATGTACCCTGCATGCTGGCGGTAAATTTTCGGGCAAAGCCTATCAAACCTCTGGCGGTTTGCACGGGGTTGGCTCGTCGGTGGTGAACGCGCTGTCGGACATCATGAAGGTGCAGGTTGCCAAAAACAAAGAGCTTTATGAGCAAAGCTTTAGCCGTGGTATCCCGCAAGGCCCGGTCGAAAAAATCGGCGCGGCCCCCAATCGGCGCGGCACAGCGGTGACATTTCACGCGGATGAACAGATTTTTGGAAAACACCGGTTCAAACCCAAACGACTGATGACCTTGGCCCGCTCCAAGGCCTATCTGTTTTCCGGGGTCGAAATCCGCTGGAAATCCGAAATCGACGATGGCGACACTCCGGTTGAAGCCGTGTTCCATTTCCCCGGTGGCCTGTCGGATTACCTGTCAGAAACACTAGGAAAGTCAACTGTTTACGCCGATGTTCCGTTCGCGGGCAAAGTCGAATTTGCCGATAAATTCAACGAACCGGGCTATGTGGAATGGGCGATCAACTGGACCCCGACCCGCGACGGGTTCATCCAATCCTATTGTAACACCGTCCCCACCCCCGAAGGCGGCACACATGTCACCGGGTTCTGGAACGCGATCATCAAAGGCATCAAAGCCTACGGCGAATTGATCGGCAATAAAAAGGCAGCTCAGATCAACCGCGACGACCTGTTGGTCGGTGGCTGCGCGCTGGTGTCCTGTTTCATCGCCGATCCGGCCTTTGTCGGGCAAACCAAGGACCGCCTGTCATCAGAATCCGCCAATAAAATGGTGGAAAATTCGGTGCGCGACCATTTTGACAATTGGCTGGCCGCCGATACCAAATCCGCAGGTGCGATCCTTGATTTCCTTGTTCTACGTGCCGAAGAACGCCTGCGTCGCAAGCAAGAAAAAGAAACCCAACGCAAAACCGCGACCAAAAAACTGCGCCTGCCGGGCAAACTGACCGATTGCACCAATAAGGACCGCACCGGCACCGAATTGTTCATCGTCGAGGGCGACAGCGCGGGCGGGTCCGGCAAAGGCGCACGGGATCGCAAAACACAGGCTTTGTTGCCGCTCAAAGGTAAAATCCTGAACGTTCTGGGCGCCGCGTCGTCCAAACTGGGCTCAAACGCTGAAATCAACGACCTGTGCGAAGCGCTGGGGGTCGGCATGGGCACGCGGTTCAACGTCGAAGACCTGCGTTATGAGAAAATCATCATCATGACCGATGCGGATGTGGACGGCGCCCATATCGCGGCGTTGTTGATGACGTTCTTCTTTACGCAAATGCGCCCCCTGATCGACCAAGGTCACCTATATTTGGCCTGTCCACCGCTATATCGTCTGACGCAGGGGCCAAAACGGGTCTATGTGGCCACCGATGCGGAAAAAGACGCCCTGATGGACAAAGGTCTGGGCGGAAAAGGAAAAATCGACGTTCAACGGTTCAAAGGTCTGGGTGAAATGGACGCCAAGGACCTGAAAGAAACCACAATGGACCCCAATACCCGCCAATTGATCCGCGTCACCATCGACGAAGACGAACCCGGCGAAACCGGCGATCTGGTCGAACGTCTGATGGGCAAAAAACCCGAGCTGCGGTTCCAATACATCCAAGAAAACGCGCGGTTTGTTGAAGAGTTGGATGTTTAA
- a CDS encoding TIGR02453 family protein: protein MSLIQDTQSFLRDLSQSNSRDWFLAHKSHYESHLKTPALVLLDQLSADLERLCDTKVTPKLFRPHRDVRFSKDKTPYHTHLHMLWALQSGPKPAFFFGISPDDVTVGGGMMGFDKTQLTDWRAEIDQNGQSWADMIAPMLNDGWRQHDPDLKRVPAPFDKDHPQGDLLRRKSLTLWKSARDLDDLLPSFTELNPVLQKLVHL, encoded by the coding sequence ATGTCCCTGATCCAAGACACACAATCCTTTTTACGCGATTTGTCTCAGAGCAATAGCCGCGATTGGTTTCTCGCCCATAAATCACATTATGAGTCACATCTTAAAACCCCGGCTCTGGTTTTGCTGGATCAACTGTCGGCGGATTTGGAGCGGCTATGCGATACCAAGGTGACGCCAAAACTGTTCCGCCCTCATCGCGATGTGCGTTTTTCCAAGGACAAGACCCCCTATCACACCCATCTTCATATGTTGTGGGCCCTGCAATCCGGCCCCAAACCGGCGTTTTTCTTTGGTATTTCCCCCGATGATGTCACGGTGGGTGGCGGGATGATGGGGTTTGACAAAACCCAGCTCACGGATTGGCGCGCTGAAATTGACCAAAACGGCCAGTCCTGGGCCGACATGATTGCCCCCATGTTAAACGACGGCTGGCGGCAACATGATCCCGACCTAAAACGTGTCCCCGCCCCCTTTGACAAGGATCACCCGCAGGGCGACTTGCTGCGCCGAAAATCACTGACCCTCTGGAAATCCGCGCGTGATCTGGATGATCTGTTGCCCTCTTTCACAGAGCTGAACCCGGTCCTGCAAAAACTGGTTCACCTCTGA
- a CDS encoding MATE family efflux transporter, whose product MNSFVIYRTEARKLLTLGIPLIGSNLAQFAIGLTDAVMLGWYDVSALAAVTLAGSFYFVLFLLGGGFAFAVMPMVAEAVEAGDTQRVRRLTRMGMWASVAYGLLFMVPLIWSEPIFLAIGQEPEIAELGQLYLRIAGWQLALGLVVQVLRSFLSALERTQVILWVTVGTAVLNVFLNYALIFGNWGAPELGLQGAAIASVTLVFASIIVLVIYVIRVTPEYALFTRLWRIDGPALKSVFQVGLPIGLTVLAEVGLFAAASIMMGWLGTLELAAHGVALQLASAVFVVHLGLSQAVTVRAGRCLGRHDEAGLRVAGKTAFAISAVIAALGIALFFIYPKELVAAFIDPADPARDQIIVMGVALVFMAAIFQFVDAMQVIALGLLRGVQDTRIPMYLAAFSYWGVGMATSYLLGFVFDFGGVGVWAGLVVGLSMACLLLNWRFWIQAVKISV is encoded by the coding sequence ATGAATAGTTTCGTTATATACCGCACCGAAGCCCGCAAATTACTGACACTTGGGATCCCGTTGATCGGCAGCAATCTGGCGCAATTTGCCATCGGGCTGACCGATGCGGTGATGTTGGGCTGGTATGATGTGTCGGCGTTGGCGGCCGTGACCTTGGCGGGCAGTTTTTACTTTGTGCTGTTTTTGCTGGGGGGCGGGTTTGCCTTTGCGGTTATGCCGATGGTCGCCGAAGCGGTCGAAGCCGGTGATACCCAGCGTGTGCGCCGGTTAACCCGGATGGGGATGTGGGCGTCAGTGGCCTATGGATTGCTGTTCATGGTGCCGCTGATTTGGTCGGAACCCATTTTTCTGGCCATCGGCCAAGAACCTGAAATCGCCGAGCTGGGGCAGCTTTATCTGCGCATCGCCGGGTGGCAATTGGCCTTGGGTCTAGTGGTACAGGTGTTGCGGTCGTTTTTGTCCGCGCTGGAACGGACGCAGGTTATCCTTTGGGTGACGGTTGGGACGGCGGTTTTGAACGTCTTTCTGAATTATGCGCTGATTTTCGGCAATTGGGGCGCGCCAGAGCTGGGCCTGCAAGGGGCGGCGATTGCGTCGGTTACGCTGGTTTTTGCGTCAATCATTGTGTTGGTCATCTATGTGATCCGGGTCACGCCGGAATATGCCCTGTTTACACGTCTGTGGCGCATTGATGGCCCCGCCCTAAAAAGTGTGTTTCAGGTTGGGCTGCCGATTGGTCTGACCGTTCTGGCCGAAGTCGGCCTGTTTGCCGCAGCGTCGATCATGATGGGATGGCTGGGCACGCTGGAATTGGCCGCGCATGGGGTGGCGCTGCAATTGGCGTCGGCGGTGTTTGTGGTGCATCTGGGATTATCCCAAGCGGTGACCGTGCGGGCCGGGCGATGTCTGGGGCGCCATGACGAAGCGGGGTTGCGTGTGGCGGGCAAAACCGCTTTTGCGATTTCTGCGGTGATTGCCGCGCTCGGGATCGCGCTCTTTTTTATCTATCCAAAGGAATTGGTCGCAGCCTTTATTGATCCTGCCGATCCTGCGCGTGATCAGATCATTGTCATGGGCGTGGCATTGGTGTTCATGGCGGCGATTTTTCAGTTTGTCGACGCGATGCAGGTGATTGCACTGGGGTTGCTGCGCGGCGTTCAGGATACGCGGATTCCGATGTACCTTGCGGCGTTCAGCTATTGGGGTGTTGGGATGGCCACGTCTTATTTGCTGGGATTTGTTTTTGATTTTGGTGGGGTTGGCGTCTGGGCCGGGCTGGTTGTCGGGCTGTCGATGGCCTGTTTGCTATTGAATTGGCGGTTCTGGATACAGGCGGTAAAGATCAGCGTTTAA
- a CDS encoding tyrosine-protein phosphatase produces the protein MPNPLISWFNRAERNFRHSFGKDISTPRERRRSMRHYNWLDHAILRVWWRNFHEVAPGVYRSNHPTHKRFVEYADMGITHILNLRGEDKYAHYLFEVESCDMLGLTLVDHKLYATKAPDAQKVLELIDLLRDTPRPYLIHCKSGADRTGLAAVLVLYLLEGEPLETALKQLDGKFMHARKSKAGVLDYFFEVYRARTERDTIAFTDWLKTEYDQAQLQKDFDQLRANKEWR, from the coding sequence ATGCCCAATCCTTTGATTTCCTGGTTCAACCGGGCCGAGCGTAATTTCCGCCATTCCTTTGGCAAGGATATTTCCACCCCGCGCGAACGGCGGCGTTCCATGCGACATTACAACTGGCTGGATCACGCGATTTTGCGGGTCTGGTGGCGCAATTTCCATGAGGTGGCGCCGGGCGTTTATCGATCCAACCACCCAACCCATAAACGGTTTGTGGAATATGCGGATATGGGCATCACCCATATTCTGAACCTGCGCGGCGAAGACAAATACGCCCATTATCTGTTCGAAGTTGAAAGCTGCGACATGTTGGGGCTGACGCTGGTCGATCACAAATTATACGCCACCAAAGCTCCTGATGCCCAAAAGGTGTTGGAGCTGATTGATCTGCTGCGCGACACGCCTCGCCCCTATCTGATCCATTGTAAATCAGGTGCAGATCGCACCGGGCTGGCTGCGGTACTGGTGTTATACCTCCTAGAAGGCGAACCCCTAGAAACAGCGCTGAAACAGCTGGATGGCAAATTCATGCATGCGCGCAAATCCAAGGCGGGGGTTTTGGACTATTTCTTTGAGGTTTACCGCGCCCGCACCGAACGCGACACGATTGCGTTCACGGATTGGCTGAAAACCGAATATGATCAGGCTCAGTTGCAAAAGGATTTTGACCAGCTGCGCGCCAACAAAGAATGGCGTTAA
- a CDS encoding pyridoxal phosphate-dependent aminotransferase: MSFLSATLNRVKPSPTIAVTNKAQELKAAGHDIIGLGAGEPDFDTPQNIKDAAKAAIDAGRTKYTAVDGIAELKSAIVTKLKRDNDLDYSPAQVSVSGGGKQVLFNALLATLNEGDEVIIPAPYWVSYPDMVVLCGGTPVIAQASLQTGFKLTADQLEAAITPNTKWLIFNSPSNPTGAGYSWDELKELTDVLMRHPHVWVMTDDMYEHLAYGDFEFCTPAQVEPRLYDRTLTINGVSKAYAMTGWRIGYAAGPVELITAMRKVQSQSTSNPCSVSQWAAVEALNGPQDFLASNNDVFKRRRDLVVDMLNASEGIQCPTPDGAFYVYPSIAGLIGKTSAGGTVIKDDEAFATALLEETGVAVVFGAAFGLSPNFRVSYATSDDALKEACSRIQGFCSKLA; the protein is encoded by the coding sequence ATGTCCTTTCTGTCCGCGACACTGAACCGCGTTAAACCGTCTCCGACGATTGCGGTTACCAATAAGGCCCAGGAATTAAAGGCCGCTGGTCATGACATTATCGGATTGGGCGCCGGCGAGCCGGATTTTGACACGCCCCAAAACATCAAAGATGCGGCCAAGGCTGCCATTGATGCAGGACGCACCAAATACACGGCTGTGGATGGCATTGCCGAACTGAAATCCGCGATTGTTACTAAGCTGAAACGCGACAATGATCTGGACTATTCCCCCGCGCAGGTATCCGTATCGGGCGGCGGTAAACAGGTTCTGTTCAACGCGTTGCTGGCCACCCTGAATGAAGGCGACGAAGTCATCATCCCAGCCCCCTATTGGGTCAGCTACCCCGATATGGTGGTGTTGTGCGGCGGCACGCCGGTGATCGCCCAAGCGTCCCTGCAAACTGGATTCAAACTGACGGCAGATCAGCTTGAGGCCGCCATTACGCCCAATACCAAATGGCTGATCTTTAATTCCCCGAGCAATCCGACCGGTGCGGGCTATAGCTGGGATGAGCTAAAAGAGCTGACCGATGTGTTGATGCGTCACCCGCATGTCTGGGTGATGACGGATGATATGTACGAACATCTGGCCTATGGCGATTTTGAATTCTGCACCCCGGCTCAGGTTGAGCCGCGCCTTTATGACCGCACTTTGACCATCAATGGCGTGTCCAAAGCCTATGCCATGACCGGTTGGCGCATCGGTTATGCGGCTGGACCTGTGGAATTGATCACCGCCATGCGCAAGGTACAGTCCCAATCCACATCCAATCCGTGTTCCGTTAGCCAATGGGCCGCGGTTGAGGCGCTAAACGGCCCTCAGGATTTTCTGGCCAGCAACAATGACGTGTTTAAACGCCGCCGCGATCTGGTGGTGGATATGCTGAACGCATCCGAGGGCATTCAATGCCCCACCCCGGATGGCGCGTTTTATGTCTATCCGTCCATCGCCGGGTTGATCGGTAAAACCAGCGCAGGCGGTACGGTGATCAAAGACGACGAAGCCTTTGCCACCGCATTGCTAGAAGAAACCGGCGTCGCCGTTGTGTTTGGTGCAGCCTTTGGCCTATCGCCGAATTTCCGCGTTAGCTATGCAACCTCAGACGATGCCCTAAAAGAAGCCTGCAGTCGTATTCAGGGGTTTTGTTCCAAGCTGGCATAA
- a CDS encoding multiprotein-bridging factor 1 family protein gives MSSEDWFSEQHATFGDRLAGAREDAGMEQKTLSKRLGVKLSTLRNWEEDLAEPRANKLSMLSGLLGVSLTWLLTGQGEGVDPPGTLAEIPEDMTAILSEIRVLRTQSATLTTRLGLLEKRLRTALEQTG, from the coding sequence ATGAGCAGCGAAGACTGGTTCAGTGAACAACATGCGACCTTTGGTGACAGATTGGCAGGCGCGCGCGAAGATGCGGGCATGGAGCAGAAAACACTGTCAAAACGGCTGGGCGTCAAGCTGAGCACATTGCGCAACTGGGAAGAAGACCTGGCCGAACCGCGCGCCAACAAGCTATCGATGCTGTCAGGATTGCTGGGTGTGAGCCTGACGTGGCTGCTGACAGGGCAGGGCGAAGGTGTGGATCCACCGGGCACATTGGCCGAGATTCCCGAAGATATGACCGCAATTTTATCCGAAATTCGGGTGTTGCGCACGCAATCCGCGACGCTAACGACGCGATTGGGCCTGCTTGAAAAACGTTTGCGCACCGCATTGGAACAAACCGGATGA
- a CDS encoding succinate dehydrogenase assembly factor 2: MSETRDIRIKRLYMRSIRRGIKEMDLILQSFADAELAGMNDQELDLYEKFLAENDQDLYPWVSGQLDFPAQYSVLIGRIRDGKHGIVAGLSSG, from the coding sequence ATGAGTGAAACGCGAGATATCCGGATCAAACGTTTATATATGCGTTCGATCAGACGCGGGATCAAAGAAATGGATTTGATCCTGCAAAGTTTTGCGGATGCTGAATTGGCCGGTATGAATGATCAAGAGCTTGATCTGTATGAAAAGTTTCTGGCCGAAAACGATCAGGACCTTTATCCATGGGTGTCAGGACAATTGGATTTTCCGGCCCAATATTCAGTGCTGATTGGACGGATTCGTGATGGAAAACACGGGATCGTTGCCGGGCTGTCATCGGGATAA
- a CDS encoding MarR family winged helix-turn-helix transcriptional regulator yields MSLHSQMPPAGQSNKGFMISYLDALTLVERLHRLLLDVIKDEFERVNVLEINAVQALLLFNIGDNEVTAGELKSRGYYQGSNVSYNLKKLVDLGYMHHQRCEIDRRSVRVRLTEKGRDIRDIVTALFEGHAEGLKAKGVLDEMGIEEISSSLRRVERYWTDQIRYIY; encoded by the coding sequence ATGAGCCTTCACAGCCAGATGCCGCCTGCCGGGCAGTCGAACAAAGGCTTCATGATCAGCTATCTTGACGCGCTCACGCTCGTTGAAAGATTGCATCGTCTGTTGCTGGACGTGATCAAAGATGAATTTGAACGGGTGAACGTGTTAGAAATTAACGCAGTTCAGGCGTTGTTATTGTTCAATATTGGCGACAATGAAGTCACCGCTGGCGAACTAAAAAGTCGCGGTTATTATCAAGGTTCAAACGTCAGTTATAATCTGAAAAAGCTGGTTGATCTTGGATATATGCACCATCAGCGCTGCGAAATTGACCGGCGATCAGTGCGCGTTCGACTAACGGAAAAAGGCCGCGATATCCGGGATATTGTGACCGCATTGTTTGAAGGACACGCCGAAGGGCTAAAGGCCAAGGGTGTACTGGATGAGATGGGCATCGAAGAGATTTCATCATCTCTACGCCGCGTCGAACGCTATTGGACGGATCAGATCCGATATATCTATTAA
- a CDS encoding DUF1194 domain-containing protein, which translates to MAIGKFLNIAVMLGAFAGQASAQCRQALALGLDVSGSVDAQEYRMQLDGLRAALNDPKVVRALIGSYDHHVRLLVYEWSSADFQRILVPWTQMETQADLAQVSRQLSQTTRQSSGPSTALGSAMSFGLNALTQQSECWGHTLDISGDGISNTGPRPQDVSDQNGPDGAVVNGLTIGVAIQDNLHIPQIGDLNAYYRAYVIRGPSAFVETAIGFEDYQNAMTRKLLRELQSIAIGAGPHPHHPAG; encoded by the coding sequence TTGGCCATTGGTAAATTCCTGAACATTGCGGTGATGCTTGGCGCGTTCGCGGGTCAGGCGTCAGCGCAATGTCGCCAAGCGTTGGCATTGGGGCTCGATGTTTCTGGCTCCGTCGACGCACAAGAATACCGGATGCAATTGGACGGATTGCGGGCCGCCCTAAATGATCCCAAAGTTGTGCGCGCATTGATCGGGTCGTATGACCACCACGTTCGCTTGCTGGTTTATGAATGGAGCAGTGCTGATTTTCAGCGCATATTGGTTCCATGGACGCAAATGGAAACTCAGGCGGACCTTGCTCAGGTTTCTCGACAACTCAGCCAAACAACACGCCAATCTTCCGGGCCAAGCACGGCCCTTGGCTCTGCTATGAGCTTTGGCTTGAACGCCTTAACGCAACAATCGGAATGTTGGGGTCATACGCTTGATATTTCAGGTGATGGCATTTCAAATACCGGGCCACGCCCGCAGGATGTTTCCGATCAAAATGGACCTGACGGCGCCGTTGTGAATGGCCTAACCATCGGGGTCGCCATCCAAGACAATCTTCATATTCCACAAATCGGAGACCTCAATGCCTATTACCGTGCTTATGTCATCCGTGGGCCCAGCGCATTTGTGGAAACGGCCATCGGGTTTGAAGATTATCAAAATGCAATGACCCGCAAACTACTGCGGGAGTTGCAATCTATCGCGATTGGTGCGGGCCCACACCCCCACCACCCTGCAGGATAG